From Lawsonia intracellularis PHE/MN1-00, the proteins below share one genomic window:
- the lysS gene encoding lysine--tRNA ligase → MIQKKKSHPPIKLATKSPHVSYFKPLLESLAEKNELNEVIKNCVVKSCELLDSGIPLYPDEFVKEHYAGMLRAEYEAYSASELESLDEIFACAGRIISLRSFGKVIFFHIMDRSGRIQCYASRENMGEEAFSTFKKFDIGDIVGVNGKLFRTKMGELTLNCSTITLLAKSFRSLPEKHNGLTNIELRYRQRYIDLIVNPKTRDIFRKRSKIIHEIRAFLEENGFIEVETPILQPIPGGAMARPFTTHNNAMDMTLYMRIAPELYLKRLLVGGFEKLFELNRSFRNEGISIQHNPEFTMCEFYWAYATYLDLMELTEEMFAYLTKKICGTMTISYQGNTIDFTPGTWQKYTFHESLEKIGGHSPEFYNNFEKVSEYIKEHGEKVLTTDKIGKLQAKLFDLDVENKLIQPTFIYHYPTDISPLSKKNKDNPEVTDRFELFIAGKEIANAFSELNDPIDQRLRFEEQVLEKARGDEEACPMDEDYLRALEYGMPPAAGEGIGIDRLVMLLTDSPSIREVILFPLLRTER, encoded by the coding sequence TTGATACAGAAAAAAAAATCTCATCCCCCAATTAAATTAGCTACCAAGTCACCTCATGTATCTTATTTTAAACCTCTGCTTGAGAGCCTTGCAGAAAAAAATGAGCTTAATGAAGTTATCAAAAACTGTGTAGTAAAATCCTGTGAGCTTTTAGACTCAGGAATTCCTCTCTACCCAGATGAGTTCGTTAAAGAGCATTATGCTGGTATGCTTCGTGCTGAATATGAAGCCTATAGTGCATCTGAACTTGAATCACTAGACGAAATTTTTGCTTGTGCTGGACGTATTATCTCTCTCCGGTCATTTGGTAAAGTAATATTCTTTCATATCATGGATAGAAGCGGTCGCATTCAATGTTATGCATCTCGTGAAAATATGGGAGAAGAAGCATTTAGTACATTCAAAAAGTTTGATATTGGTGACATTGTTGGTGTTAATGGAAAACTTTTCCGTACAAAAATGGGAGAATTAACTCTCAACTGCTCCACTATCACATTATTAGCTAAGTCCTTCCGTTCTTTACCAGAAAAACATAATGGCCTTACTAACATAGAACTTAGGTATCGCCAGCGATATATAGATCTTATTGTTAATCCTAAAACAAGAGATATCTTTAGAAAGCGTAGTAAAATTATTCATGAAATTAGAGCATTCTTAGAAGAAAATGGCTTTATAGAAGTAGAAACACCTATTCTTCAACCTATTCCAGGTGGTGCAATGGCGCGTCCATTTACTACACATAATAATGCAATGGATATGACCCTTTATATGCGCATTGCTCCTGAACTCTATTTAAAGCGGCTTCTTGTTGGTGGTTTTGAAAAACTATTTGAATTAAATCGTAGCTTCCGTAATGAAGGAATCTCTATCCAACATAATCCAGAATTTACCATGTGTGAATTTTACTGGGCCTATGCAACATATCTAGATCTTATGGAACTTACAGAAGAAATGTTTGCATACCTTACAAAAAAAATCTGTGGTACTATGACTATATCTTACCAAGGAAATACAATCGATTTTACACCTGGGACATGGCAAAAATATACATTTCATGAGTCTCTTGAAAAAATTGGTGGGCATTCTCCAGAGTTTTATAATAACTTTGAAAAAGTTAGTGAATATATTAAAGAACATGGAGAAAAAGTTCTGACAACTGACAAAATAGGAAAACTTCAAGCTAAACTCTTTGACCTTGACGTAGAAAACAAACTGATTCAACCCACATTTATCTATCACTATCCTACTGATATCTCTCCACTCTCCAAAAAAAATAAAGATAACCCAGAAGTAACAGATCGTTTTGAGCTTTTTATTGCAGGAAAAGAAATTGCTAATGCATTTTCAGAACTTAATGATCCTATTGATCAACGTCTGCGTTTTGAAGAACAAGTTCTTGAGAAAGCACGTGGAGACGAAGAAGCATGTCCCATGGATGAAGATTATCTTCGTGCATTAGAATATGGAATGCCACCAGCAGCAGGGGAAGGTATTGGAATTGATCGACTCGTTATGCTTCTTACAGACTCTCCTTCCATACGAGAGGTTATCCTTTTCCCTCTATTACGAACAGAACGCTAA
- a CDS encoding phosphate ABC transporter substrate-binding protein, producing the protein MKNFFVLLYIMALSVVHVSASSLELFKDQSGVLDIAGGTAHLPVMKQAAKNIMMVNPAIKITVTGGGSGVGVKKLAEGLISIGNTGRPLKEFEVEQYGLVSFPFAIDGVTIIVNPSNPITQLTKLQLKKIFSGKIRNWKEVGGNNAPISLYIREDGSGTREVFEDKVMHKTHPYKKANVFNSTGSIKTAISQDKNAIGYIGIGYLDSSVKGLVVDNMIPTQENTFNGSYTISRLLYMNTKGEPKGITKLFIDYIYSPDGRDIITKAGYIPIERE; encoded by the coding sequence ATGAAAAATTTTTTTGTTTTATTGTATATTATGGCGTTGTCTGTAGTACACGTTTCGGCATCATCCTTAGAATTATTCAAAGATCAAAGCGGAGTTTTAGATATAGCTGGTGGTACAGCACACCTCCCTGTAATGAAGCAAGCTGCTAAAAATATAATGATGGTGAATCCTGCCATCAAAATTACTGTTACAGGTGGAGGATCTGGTGTAGGCGTAAAGAAGTTAGCAGAAGGACTTATTAGCATAGGTAATACAGGTCGCCCTTTGAAAGAGTTTGAAGTTGAACAATATGGACTTGTAAGTTTTCCTTTTGCAATTGATGGAGTTACTATTATTGTAAATCCTTCAAATCCGATAACACAATTAACTAAACTGCAACTTAAGAAAATTTTTTCTGGAAAGATAAGAAACTGGAAAGAAGTTGGAGGGAATAATGCTCCTATTTCCCTTTATATAAGAGAGGACGGAAGTGGAACACGAGAGGTTTTTGAAGATAAAGTAATGCATAAAACTCATCCTTATAAAAAAGCTAATGTATTTAATTCAACAGGATCTATAAAGACAGCTATCAGCCAAGATAAGAATGCTATTGGTTATATTGGGATTGGATATTTGGACAGTTCTGTAAAAGGATTAGTTGTTGATAATATGATCCCTACACAAGAAAATACATTTAATGGTTCTTATACTATAAGTCGTTTACTTTACATGAATACAAAGGGAGAGCCTAAAGGTATTACAAAGTTATTTATAGATTATATTTATTCCCCTGATGGGAGAGATATCATTACCAAAGCAGGATACATTCCTATTGAAAGAGAATAG
- a CDS encoding PstC family ABC transporter permease, translating to MSWLKVSIYFAVSIVLTGILVLITMLIALALPIISNTNLEKIISLTWQPNEGYFGILPMLGGSFFLAIFALSLAWPLALGLNIWMLKVDKRFLARVVAYFIKLMIAIPTVVYGFVAVFLLVPLVREGAGGTGFCLFSAGVILALLILPTITLVFESGLATSLEKLRLEGIALGFSRLELFYFFVLPKSKKIFVVAAIIGFGRAIGDTLISLMLSGNSPQLPQNIFESIRTLTAHIALTSANEMSGMAYDSLFLSGILLLIINATVSILVRHIIKLS from the coding sequence ATGAGTTGGCTCAAAGTTAGTATATATTTTGCTGTAAGTATAGTTTTAACAGGTATTTTAGTACTTATAACAATGCTTATTGCTCTTGCTTTACCTATAATAAGTAATACTAACTTGGAAAAGATTATTTCATTAACTTGGCAGCCTAATGAAGGCTATTTTGGGATCCTTCCTATGTTGGGAGGTTCTTTTTTTTTAGCTATTTTTGCCCTGTCTCTAGCATGGCCATTAGCTCTGGGCTTGAATATTTGGATGTTGAAGGTAGATAAAAGGTTTTTAGCTAGAGTGGTTGCTTATTTTATAAAGCTTATGATAGCTATTCCTACAGTTGTTTATGGTTTTGTAGCTGTTTTTTTACTAGTTCCTTTAGTTCGTGAAGGAGCTGGAGGTACAGGTTTTTGTTTATTTTCTGCAGGTGTTATTCTTGCATTATTAATCCTTCCAACTATAACCTTAGTCTTTGAATCAGGATTAGCTACTTCTTTAGAAAAGCTACGTCTTGAAGGCATTGCATTAGGTTTTTCAAGATTAGAGCTTTTTTATTTTTTTGTATTACCAAAATCAAAAAAAATTTTTGTTGTAGCAGCAATAATTGGCTTTGGACGAGCAATAGGAGATACACTAATATCTCTTATGTTATCAGGAAATTCACCACAATTACCTCAGAATATTTTTGAGAGTATACGAACGCTTACAGCACATATTGCACTCACAAGTGCTAATGAAATGTCTGGTATGGCATATGATTCACTTTTTTTATCAGGGATTCTTTTACTTATCATTAATGCTACAGTAAGTATATTAGTACGCCATATAATAAAACTATCATGA
- a CDS encoding PstA family ABC transporter permease — translation MNQVFLFLFSLLASFSVVIIMVVICFFIAFLIWNGLPTLNIAIFFGNVPPLRALLGLEPVWDGIWPAVLGTLELIGITLSLAIIPGIGCGIFLSEYASASQSYYIRWLVDILSGIPSIVMGLFGFLLIIFLRHTIWPEANTCLLLAGGCLALLVLPTIIVTSQEAFSAVSNELYLSATALGFTKEQFIWFIKLPAASRGLWGGVLLAISRSAEDTAVILLTGVVANAGLPSGLGSKFEALPFIIYYTATQYQTQQELSQGFGAIIVLLFLIVSLFCIARLIGSKIYRFSYREGKCL, via the coding sequence ATGAACCAAGTATTTTTATTTTTATTTTCTTTACTAGCATCCTTTTCAGTAGTCATTATTATGGTAGTCATTTGTTTTTTTATAGCTTTTCTTATTTGGAATGGGTTACCTACATTAAATATAGCAATATTTTTTGGGAATGTTCCACCTTTAAGGGCTTTATTAGGTCTAGAGCCTGTATGGGACGGGATATGGCCAGCAGTTCTAGGAACATTAGAGCTAATTGGGATTACACTATCTTTAGCTATCATTCCTGGTATAGGATGTGGAATTTTTTTATCAGAGTATGCGTCAGCATCTCAATCTTATTATATAAGATGGCTAGTTGATATCCTTTCAGGTATTCCATCAATTGTGATGGGATTATTTGGTTTTTTACTTATTATATTTTTACGTCATACAATATGGCCAGAAGCTAATACTTGTTTATTATTAGCAGGAGGCTGTTTAGCTTTACTTGTCCTACCTACAATTATTGTTACTTCTCAAGAGGCTTTTTCTGCAGTCTCAAATGAACTGTATTTAAGCGCTACAGCATTAGGGTTTACTAAAGAACAATTTATTTGGTTTATAAAATTACCTGCTGCTAGTCGAGGTTTGTGGGGAGGGGTTTTATTAGCTATTAGTCGTTCTGCTGAAGATACAGCAGTTATTTTACTTACAGGTGTAGTTGCTAATGCAGGACTTCCTTCAGGACTAGGTTCAAAATTTGAAGCATTACCTTTTATTATTTACTATACTGCTACACAATACCAAACACAACAGGAGCTTAGTCAAGGGTTTGGAGCTATTATTGTGCTTCTTTTTTTAATAGTTAGTTTATTTTGTATTGCTAGGCTTATTGGTTCTAAAATTTATAGATTTAGTTATAGAGAGGGGAAATGTCTATAG
- a CDS encoding phosphate ABC transporter ATP-binding protein — protein sequence MSIAVHVVDLTVSFHQQEVLSHITMDIPSHGIFVITGRSGSGKTTLLRSINRLNEEFDGCVTKGYIEADLGYGLKSVFPSIQKNFTLSKLRQKIGMVFQTPNVFPTSVYRNISIPLEQLTHYAKKDIPTYVYSALDRVGLLQEVENRLDIPAHYLSGGQQQRLCFARMLALEPAILLLDEPTSSLDIHATQKIESLLLELASEYPIIMVSHNITQICRLAHEIVILEYGTIINKLTEKAYYKEILTSIIEHNINIIN from the coding sequence ATGTCTATAGCTGTACATGTAGTTGATCTAACAGTTTCTTTTCATCAACAAGAAGTTCTCAGTCATATAACTATGGATATTCCAAGTCATGGAATTTTTGTTATAACTGGTCGTTCTGGATCAGGTAAGACAACTTTATTACGTAGTATAAATCGGCTAAATGAAGAATTTGATGGTTGTGTTACTAAGGGGTACATTGAAGCAGATTTAGGTTATGGGTTAAAATCTGTTTTTCCATCTATTCAGAAGAACTTTACATTATCAAAGTTACGTCAGAAAATTGGGATGGTATTTCAAACTCCAAATGTTTTCCCCACTAGTGTATATCGAAATATTTCTATTCCTCTTGAACAATTAACACACTATGCTAAAAAAGATATTCCTACATATGTTTATTCTGCACTAGATAGGGTTGGTTTATTACAAGAAGTTGAAAATCGTTTAGATATTCCTGCACACTATCTTTCTGGTGGTCAGCAACAAAGACTTTGTTTTGCAAGGATGTTAGCTTTAGAGCCTGCTATACTTCTACTAGATGAACCTACATCATCTTTAGATATTCATGCAACACAGAAAATTGAGTCTTTACTATTAGAGTTAGCTAGTGAATACCCTATTATTATGGTTTCACATAATATCACACAAATTTGTAGATTAGCTCACGAAATTGTTATTCTTGAGTATGGAACAATTATTAATAAATTAACAGAAAAAGCCTACTATAAAGAAATATTAACTAGTATTATTGAACATAATATTAATATCATTAATTAA
- a CDS encoding type III secretion system chaperone, producing MDAQSLIKELGPIINLPDLALDENNVCRVEFDDMPVDFEALPDGSMLYIYAQVSPVPPPGRREKLFTRLLTGNLFGGETLGSTLGYDINQESIVMHIALAVEKNSFSDFQTTLERFLDRLKFWREECQDIVLGSGNRDNAEDVNYKDGLRV from the coding sequence ATGGATGCTCAAAGCCTTATTAAAGAACTAGGGCCCATTATCAATCTTCCTGATCTTGCTCTTGATGAAAATAATGTCTGTCGTGTAGAATTTGACGACATGCCTGTAGACTTTGAAGCTTTACCAGATGGAAGTATGTTATACATTTATGCTCAAGTTTCACCTGTACCTCCTCCAGGAAGACGTGAAAAACTCTTTACACGACTTCTAACAGGCAATCTTTTTGGAGGAGAAACACTTGGTTCTACCCTAGGCTATGACATAAACCAAGAGTCCATTGTTATGCATATTGCTCTAGCTGTTGAAAAAAACTCTTTCTCTGACTTTCAAACCACTTTAGAACGTTTTCTTGATCGTCTAAAGTTTTGGCGTGAAGAATGCCAAGATATTGTTCTTGGTTCAGGCAATAGAGACAACGCTGAAGATGTAAATTATAAAGATGGACTACGTGTATAA